One Cucurbita pepo subsp. pepo cultivar mu-cu-16 chromosome LG07, ASM280686v2, whole genome shotgun sequence genomic region harbors:
- the LOC111798542 gene encoding lysine-specific demethylase JMJ25 — protein sequence MDNPRSTSANGDDVGIPDDLRCKRSDGKQWRCTAMSMPDKTVCEKHYIQAKKRAANSAMRAHMKKAKRKSLEESDVYLEDKSDDFDAPLSSGKIAEQSHSGKKSSKTPVRYSPDSPPTRSLPGRNSSKHDDLQRDLSPYEENWKTYKTTAPDSSRNLNLSQKSFDANAMTEYSDASTNSSEEIGGQTCHQCRKTDRDGMMWCLKCDRRGYCSSCISKWYLDISLEEIQKICPACRGICNCKVCLRGGNLIKVRIREIPVLDKLQYLYRLLSSVLPVIKQIHVQQCFEVKLEKRMQGDKMLLLRAKLNADEQMCCNFCRIPIIDYHRHCPCCYYDLCLSCCQDLREASTSANSGDLLDNGNDMMGQDEKHLFEQAYRQRLKFSDKIPHWKASCYGNIPCPPREYGGCGYFQMNLCRIFKMNWVAKLVKNVEEMVGGCRVHDFGTSPEAESDDPSLLQCAHRDNSNDNFLYCPTSSDIKLNGISDFRKQWASGKPIIVRQVFDSSSLASWDPVVIWRGIRDTNDEERMKDENQLVKAFNCSDQSEANIELVQFIEGYFNGRISENGRPEMLKLKDWPSPSASEEFILYQRPEFFVKLPLLEYIHSKWGLLNVAAKLPHYSLQNDVGPKIFICYGAGAFKEPSAGDSVTNLSINMRDMVYLLVHTHSVKPKEAQGIDIECTENTTVKSVANELHSDEELCSGDGRSADLLVHGHASQDEQEAMGEAETEGTVLSQKKESNCADEQTDNSKMSDRDIFKNSYSAVVWDVYRRKDVPKLTEYLRLHWEEFGKSVNINNDLIMRPLYDGALYLDGHHKRKLKDEFGVEPWTFEQRLGEAVFIPSGCPFQVMNLQSNVQLGLDFLSPESVGEAARMAVDIRCLPNDHEAKLQVLEVGKISLYAASSVIKEVQKLVLDPKLSDELGVGDPNLTAAVSENLEEMTKRRQISCA from the exons ATGGATAATCCGCGATCAACTTCTGCAAACGGAGACGACGTCGGAATTCCAGACGATTTACGGTGCAAGAGGTCCGACGGGAAACAATGGCGGTGTACTGCCATGTCTATGCCGGACAAAACAGTGTGTGAGAAGCACTACATACAGGCGAAGAAGAGGGCGGCGAACTCTGCGATGAGAGCGCACATGAAGAAAGCGAAGAGGAAATCGTTGGAGGAAAGTGATGTGTATTTGGAGGATAAGAGTGATGATTTTGATGCGCCTTTGTCGAGTGGTAAGATTGCGGAACAATCTCATTCAGGGAAGAAGTCGTCGAAGACTCCGGTTCGGTACTCACCTGATAGTCCGCCCACTAGGAGTTTGCCTGGGCGCAATTCCTCCAAGCATGATGATTTGCAGAGGGATTTGTCGCCGTATGAGGAGAATTGGAAGACTTATAAGACAACTGCTCCGGATTCTTCGAGGAATTT GAATTTGTCGCAGAAAAGCTTCGATGCAAATGCCATGACG GAGTACTCTGATGCAAGCACAAACTCCTCTGAGGAGATTGGCGGGCAAACATGCCATCAATGTCGAAAGACTGACAGAGATGGAATGATGTGGTGTCTCAAGTGTGACAGGAGAGGATACTGCAGTAGCTGCATCTCTAAATG GTATTTGGATATATCATTGGAGGAAATTCAGAAAATTTGCCCTGCATGTAGAGGTATTTGTAATTGCAAAGTGTGCCTGCGTGGTGGTAATTTGATAAAG GTAAGAATAAGGGAAATACCGGTTTTAGACAAGTTGCAATATCTTTATCGTCTATTGTCATCTGTACTACCTGTTATCAAACAGATCCACGTTCAACAATGCTTTGAAGTGAAACTTGAAAAAAGGATGCAAG GAGATAAAATGCTTCTTCTTAGGGCAAAGTTGAATGCAGATGAGCAGATGTGCTG CAATTTTTGCAGGATACCTATTATTGATTATCATCGGCATTGTCCATGCTGCTACTATGATCTATGTCTCAGTTGCTGTCAAGATCTACGGGAAGCATCTACATCAGCAAATAGTGGAGATCTGTTAGATAATGGGAATGATATGATGGGCCAAGACGAGAAACATTTGTTTGAACAAGCATACAGACAGAGATTGAAATTCTCAGATAAAATCCCTCACTGGAAAGCTAGTTGTTATGGCAATATACCTTGTCCTCCAAGGGAATATGGGGGCTGTGGTTATTTTCAAATGAACCTGTGTcggatttttaaaatgaactGGGTTGCAAAATTGGTTAAAAATGTTGAGGAAATGGTTGGTGGCTGCAGGGTTCATGATTTTGGAACCTCGCCAGAAGCAGAGTCAGATGATCCCAGCCTTTTGCAGTGTGCTCATCGAGATAACAGCAATGATAACTTTTTATATTGCCCAACATCATCAGACATTAAACTTAACGGAATCAgtgattttagaaaacaatgGGCTAGCGGCAAACCCATTATTGTCAGGCAGGTTTTTGACAGTTCATCACTTGCAAGCTGGGATCCAGTGGTTATCTGGAGAGGAATTCGGGATACAAATGATgaagagagaatgaaagatgAGAATCAATTAGTGAAGGCCTTTAATTGTTCAGATCAGTCTGAG GCCAATATTGAGCTTGTTCAGTTCATCGAAGGATACTTCAATGGTCGTATCTCGGAAAATGGTAGACCAGAAATGTTGAAGTTGAAAGACTGGCCTTCCCCCAGTGCATCTGAAGAGTTTATTTTGTACCAGAGGCCTGAATTCTTTGTTAAGTTACCTTTACTCGAGTATATCCATTCCAAATGGGGACTTCTTAATGTTGCAGCAAAATTGCCACACTACTCTTTGCAAAATGATGTTGGACCTAAGATTTTTATATGTTATGGAGCTGGAGCTTTTAAGGAACCTAGTGCAGGTGATTCTGTGACTAATCTTAGTATCAACATGCGTGACATG GTATATTTATTGGTTCATACTCATTCAGTGAAGCCTAAGGAGGCTCAGGGGATTGATATTGAGTGCACGGAAAATACCACTGTGAAATCTGTGGCAAATGAGTTGCACAGTGATGAAGAATTGTGTTCCGGTGATGGGAGATCAGCAGACCTATTAGTCCATGGTCATGCATCGCAGGATGAGCAGGAGGCTATGGGTGAAGCAGAGACAGAAGGCACAGTGTTGAGTCAGAAGAAGGAATCCAATTGTGCCGATGAGCAAACTGACAACTCTAAAATGTcagatagagatatatttaaaaattcttaTTCTGCAGTTGTTTGGGATGTCTATCGGCGAAAGGACGTTCCCAAATTGACCGAGTATTTAAGACTGCATTGGGAGGAATTTGGGAAGTCTGTCAACATAAACAATGATCTT ATTATGCGGCCTCTTTATGATGGAGCATTGTACCTCGATGGACATCATAAAAGGAAATTGAAAGATGAATTCG GAGTAGAGCCTTGGACATTTGAGCAGCGTTTGGGTGAAGCTGTTTTTATCCCTTCAGGATGCCCTTTTCAAGTCATGAATCTTCAG TCCAATGTTCAATTGGGTCTTGACTTCTTATCTCCTGAAAGTGTTGGTGAGGCTGCAAGAATGGCTGTAGATATCAGGTGTCTTCCCAATGATCATGAAGCAAAACTGCAAGTGCTGGAG GTCGGAAAAATCTCACTCTATGCAGCAAGCTCAGTTATCAAAGAAGTACAGAAGTTGGTGCTCGATCCAAA GCTAAGTGACGAGCTCGGAGTCGGGGACCCTAATTTGACTGCTGCCGTTTCCGAAAACTTGGAGGAGATGACAAAGCGAAGGCAGATAAGTTGTGCTTag